Proteins encoded together in one Osmia lignaria lignaria isolate PbOS001 chromosome 4, iyOsmLign1, whole genome shotgun sequence window:
- the Blos1 gene encoding biogenesis of lysosome-related organelles complex 1 subunit 1 isoform X2, with the protein MLSAIVKEHQSKQAARKERQEQKRKEAVQAASNLTQALVDHLNVGVAQAYLNQKKLDAEAKQLQHSATNFAKQTQCWLNLVEAFSSALKEIGDAENWARSIEGDMRTIATALEYSYKATQEAQGPSAN; encoded by the exons ATGTTGTCTGCAATTGTGAAAGAGCATCAAAGCAAGCAAGCAGCAAGGAAAGAGAGACAGG aacaaaaaagaaaggaagctgTTCAAGCTGCAAGCAACTTAACACAGGCTTTGGTTGATCACCTAAATGTAGG AGTAGCCCAAGCATACTTGAATCAAAAGAAATTGGATGCAGAAGCAAAACAATTACAACATAGTGCAACAAATTTTGCAAAACAGACACAGTGTTGGTTGAATTTAGTAGAAGCCTTTTCAAGTGCATTGAAAGAAATTGGTGATGCTGAAAATTGGGCACGCAGCATTGAAGGGGATATGAGGACTATAGCAACTGCTTTAGAATATTCTTATAAGG caACTCAAGAAGCTCAAGGACCCAGTGCTAACTGA
- the Blos1 gene encoding biogenesis of lysosome-related organelles complex 1 subunit 1 isoform X1 — MLSAIVKEHQSKQAARKERQEQKRKEAVQAASNLTQALVDHLNVGNVLYRVAQAYLNQKKLDAEAKQLQHSATNFAKQTQCWLNLVEAFSSALKEIGDAENWARSIEGDMRTIATALEYSYKATQEAQGPSAN, encoded by the exons ATGTTGTCTGCAATTGTGAAAGAGCATCAAAGCAAGCAAGCAGCAAGGAAAGAGAGACAGG aacaaaaaagaaaggaagctgTTCAAGCTGCAAGCAACTTAACACAGGCTTTGGTTGATCACCTAAATGTAGG AAATGTTTTATACAGAGTAGCCCAAGCATACTTGAATCAAAAGAAATTGGATGCAGAAGCAAAACAATTACAACATAGTGCAACAAATTTTGCAAAACAGACACAGTGTTGGTTGAATTTAGTAGAAGCCTTTTCAAGTGCATTGAAAGAAATTGGTGATGCTGAAAATTGGGCACGCAGCATTGAAGGGGATATGAGGACTATAGCAACTGCTTTAGAATATTCTTATAAGG caACTCAAGAAGCTCAAGGACCCAGTGCTAACTGA